AACACCTGACCTCCGCGCAACGAATGGCATTGCGCCTGATTGCCAAAGGCAGCAGACATGCTGAGGCTGCCGCCCTTCTGGGCATATCGGAAAGTGCGTTGAAGGCACGGTTGCGCAGCGCGCGAGAACGCTTGTTTGTGCGAACAACCGCCGAAGCAATTCAACGCGCGCAAGAATATAACCTTCTGTAACCCACGCAAAGCGGCGGTTTTCGCCTTTCAACTGGCGGGCGGCATCCTTAGATTTGGATCATGGCTGACCTGTTTGATAATGATCCTGCGTCCAAGACGTCCGAAGGTGGAAAAGACGCGCCGCGCCCTTTGGCCGATCGGCTTAGGCCGAAATCCCTGTCCGAGGTCATCGGACAAGAGCAGGTTCTGGGGCCGGAGGCGCCGCTTGGCACAATGCTTACAGCGGGCAGCCTTGGGTCGTTGATCTTCTGGGGGCCGCCCGGTGTTGGCAAGACCACAATCGCGCGCCTGCTGGCACAGGAAACCGACCTGCATTTTATCCAGATCAGCGCGATCTTCACCGGCGTGCCCGAGTTGCGCAAGGTGTTCGAGGCTGCACGGCATCGGAGATCTAACGGACAAGGCACGTTGCTGTTCGTGGATGAAATCCATCGCTTCAACAAAGCACAGCAGGATGGGTTCCTGCCGCATATGGAAGACGGCACGATATTATTGGTCGGCGCGACCACGGAAAATCCGTCATTCGAGCTGAACGCTGCTGTGTTGTCACGCTCGCAGGTCTTGGTGCTGACTCGTCTGACGCTTGCTGATCTGGAACGGCTTGCCCAGCGGGCCGAAAAAGAACTCGACCGCCCCTTACCGCTGACTGGTGAAGCCCGTGAGGCACTGTTGGAAATGGCTGATGGAGATGGCCGCGCCGTTTTGAACCTTATCGAGCAGGTCTTTGCGTGGAAGGTTGAAGGTAAGCTGGATGTCGAAAGCCTGTCCAAGCGTTTGATGAAACGCGCGACGATCTATGACAAATCAGGGGATGAACACTACAACCTGATTTCGGCGCTGCATAAATCGGTGCGAGGGTCTGACCCGGACGCCGCGCTTTACTGGTTTGCCCGGATGCTTACAGGTGGCGAAGACCCCCGTTTCCTTGCCAGACGCATCACGCGAATGGCGGTCGAGGATATCGGTCTGGCTGATCCGCAGGCCCATCGGGTCTGTCTGGACGCGTGGGAGACTTATGAGCGTTTAGGTAGCCCCGAAGGTGAATTAGCGCTGGCGCAGGCGGTCACCTATTTGTCGCTGGCGCCGAAATCCAATGCGACTTATGTCGCGTACAAAGCGGCAATGGCAGCAGCAAAGAAAACAGGGTCGGAACCTCCACCCAAACACATCCTGAACGCACCGACGTCCTTGATGAAGGATCAGGGCTACGGGGATGGATATGCCTATGACCACGACGCGCCTGATGGCTTTTCCGGGCAGAACTACTTCCCCGACGGGATCAAGCGTGGTGTGTATTACGTGCCGGTTGAGCGAGGGTTTGAACGTGAGTTGAAGAAGCGTGTCGACTATTTCGCGCGGCTTCGATCCAAGCGGATAGATTAAGTCAGCCTGCGCGGTCAGTGGGGCGCAACGACCACCCTAGCGCTTGACAAGAGCGGCTTGTGGCCTCAGTCAGACCGCATGATGACACCCCTTCTTCAAGTTGCCCTTGGTGGCGCAATCGGCGCGTCGGCCCGGTATCTGACGGGCAACGCCGTCACGCGATGGCTGGGCCATGGTTTCCCTGCGGGTACGATGGTCGTTAATATACTTGGTTCGTTCCTGATGGGCCTTTTGGTGGTCACGCTGACCCGCAAAGGCGGTCAAGCGGTAGCGCCATTTTTGATGACCGGCCTACTGGGCGGGTTTACTACTTTCTCTGCGTTTTCGTTGGATGTGATCACGCTATATGAGCGGGGACAGATCGCCGCCGCCAGTGGTTACGTGTTCGGGTCTGTGATTCTGTCGCTGGCCGGCCTTGTCGCAGGTCTACAGGTCGCGCGTATGGTGCTGGCATGAGCGGTGTTCAGGTAATCACAATCGGCCCAGACGAAGCCGAGCAACGGTTGGACCGCTGGGTCAAGCGGGTGTTCCCGCATGTGGGACAGGGTCGGATCGAAAAGGGATGTCGCAAAGGCGAATTTCGCGTCAATGGCGCGAAGGTTAAAACCTCGACCCGGATTGCGCCGGGGGACGAAGTGCGCGTGCCCCCATTGCCGGTGCCGGAAGCTGGGCAAGAGCGTCCGAAAGCTCAGCCGAGCGTGTCCGATGCTGATGCCAAACTGATCCAATCCTGCGTGTTGTATCGAGATGATCATATTATTGCATTGAACAAACCGCCGGGACTGCCCAGCCAAGGCGGCAGCAAACAGACACGTCATGTGGATGGGTTGGCCGAAGCACTGAAGTTCGGTCGCGATGACAAACCTCGCCTTGTGCATCGGCTGGACAAGGACACATCCGGCGTTCTGCTTCTGGCGCGCAGCCAGAAAATGGCGTCAGAGCTGACGCAGGCGTTCCGATCCCGCGACACTCGCAAGATCTATTGGGCCTTGGTGGCAGGTGTGCCGCAGCCACGTTGGGGCACGTTGCGCTGGGGGCTTGTTAAAGCGCCCGGCCATGGCGGCAAAGGCGAGGCGGAAAAGATGATTTGCGTGCATCCGCGACATGTCGATGAAACACCGGGTGCCAAGCGTGCGACCACCGATTATGCAGTGTTGACGACACTTGCCAGCCGTGCGGCATGGGTCGCGTTGGTGCCGGTGACAGGCCGAACTCATCAGCTTCGCGCCCATATGGCCGAGCTTGGTCATCCGATTGCCGGGGATGGGAAATACGGTGGGTCGAGCCAAGAAAACCTTGGTGACGGTTGGGGTGCGCAATTGGGGGGTGAGCTGTCGAAAAAGCTTCATCTTCATGCCCGCTCGATCGAATTTACGCACCCTGTCACGAAAAAGCAGGTGACGATTGTCGCACCTCTGCCCGACCATATGCAGCGCACGTGGGACTATATGGGGTGGCAGGATGGTGACGTGCCCGCCGACCCGTTCGAGGATCTGGAATGAGCGATACGCCGTTGCGGTTGGCAGTCTTCGATGTCGATGGCACGCTGATCGACAGTCAGGATTTCATCGTCGAAGCAATGAATAGGGCGTTTGGTGCGATGGGCGTTGCGTTGCCCACACGGGCCGAGGTTCTGTCGATCGTGGGCCTGTCGCTGCATGACGCGATCCAACGACTTGTGCCCAGACTGTCAGAAGCCGAGGTTGCCGAAGCCGCACATCAATACAAAGACATGTTTATCCAGTTGCGCGCCGAAATGGGTGGCGAGGCGTCTGCGCCGATTTATCCCGGCGCGCGCGCTGCCTTGGAGCATCTGCATGGACGGGATGAGGTGCTGTTGGGTGTGGCCACTGGTAAAGCGCGCCGCGGGTTGGATCATGCCTATGACGCTCACAATCTTCGCCACTTTTTTGTCACCAGCCAAACGGCAGACAACCACCCGTCGAAACCGCACCCGTCGATGTTGCGTGCCGCGCTGTCGGAAACCGGAGCCGATGCTGCGCATGCCGTGATGATTGGCGACACCAGTTTCGATATGGAAATGGGCCGCGCTGCGGGCTATCGCACAATCGGTGTCACCTGGGGGTATCACCCGCGGGAAGGGTTGATTGCAGCCGGGGCCGATCTGTTGATTGATACTTATGCAGATCTCGCAGCGGCCTTGGACGAACTTTGGGGGACAGTATGAGCGACTGGGCAGCAAAACGGTTCTGGAAGCAGGCACAGGTCGTAGAAACCGAAGGTGGATACTCGGTCGAATTGGATGGTCGCTCTATCAAGACGCCCGCTAAAAAACTTCTGCGCGTGCCGACTTTGACGTTGGCTAAGGCAATCGCCGAGGAATGGGATGCTCAGGTCGACAAGGTTGATCCCGGCACCATGCCAGTCACCCGCACGGCAAATTCGGCGTTGGACAAAGTGGCACATCAATTTGACGATGTGGCTGACATGTTGGCCGCCTATGGTGATAGCGATCTGCTGTGCTACCGCGCGACACATCCGGAAGAGTTGGTGGCCCGACAGTCTGATCTCTGGGATCCGATGTTGGAATGGGCGGCAAAAGATTTGGGTGCACGGTTGCAGCCTGTGGCGGGAATCGTGCATCAACCGCAGGATGGCGTTGCGCTCTCTCGGCTCTCGGTACAGGTGCATGCGCTATCGGAATTCGAGCTGGCAGGCTTCCACGATCTGGTAGCAATCAGCGGATCGCTTGTGCTGGCGCTGGCGGTTACCTCCGAAAGGATATCTGTTGAGCAGGCATGGGAATTGTCCCGGCTGGACGAAACCTGGCAAGAGGAACAGTGGGGCGTGGACGAAGAAGCCTCGGAACTTGCAGAGAAAAAACGTATCGACATTGTGAACGCGGCATGGTTCTTCCACGCATGTCGCCGCGAAACATAACGCAACCAATGCGTTAGCTTCGATAATATTCTTGCTTTCCCCTAGGTTAGGCATCGCATTTCGCGATGTTGCCCTTGACGATAACTGATCAATTCTTTCAAACTCCACCCCATGCCGAAAGGGCTCAATCCTTTCGCTAACATCTTGCGGCCACAATGGTTGCGAATTCAGCCCGAAACTACGGGTAACTATCAGGAAGAGGTAAACATGAAAAAATCCGTTTTTCTTGGCGCACTGACTGTCGCCAGCATCGCTGCTGGCGCTTCGGCAGCTGCGACCCTTGATGACGTCAAGGCGCGTGGCAAGCTGAACTGTGGTGTGACCACCGGTCTTGTCGGCTTCGCCGCACCGGATGCAAACGGCAAGTGGGAAGGTTTCGACGTCGGCATCTGCCGCGCTGTGGCTGCTGCCGTTCTTGGCGACGCTAACGCGGTCGAATTTGTTCCGACCACCGGCAAAACACGCTTTACAGCTCTGGCTTCTGGCGAAGTCGATATGCTGGCACGTAACACCACCTGGACGCTGTCGCGCGATGTCGACCTGAAGTTCGACTTCGTCGGCGTGAACTATTATGACGGCCAAGGTTTCCTTGTCTCGAAAGAGATGGGTGTAAGCTCGGCCAAGGATCTGGACGGTGCAACCGTTTGTATCCAGACCGGCACCACCACCGAGCTGAACCTGGCGGACTTCTTCCGCGCAAACAATATCAGCTACGAGCCCGTGCCGATCGAAACCAACGCTGAAGGTCAGCAACAGTACCTTGCCGGTGCTTGCGACACCTACACCACCGACGCTTCGGGTCTGGCTGCAACGCGTGCAACCTTCGAAGACCCTTCGGCACACGTCGTTCTGCCTGAAATCATCTCGAAAGAGCCGCTGGGCCCGCTGGTCCGTCACGGTGATAACGAGTGGGGCGACATCGTTCGCTGGACACTGAATGCGCTGATCTCGGCAGAAGAGCTGGGCATCACGTCGACTAATATCGGCGAGCTGTCGGCTGCACCCGGCGACAACCCGGAAATCAACCGCATGTTGGGCACCGAGGGCAACTTGGGTGAAATGCTCGGCCTCGACGCTGACTGGGCCAAGCGCGCCATCATGGCGGGCGGCAACTACGGCGAGCTGTTTGCCAAGAACATTGGCGAAAGCACTCCGATCGCTCTGGCCCGCGGCCTGAACGCTCAGTGGAAAGATGGCGGTCTGATCTATTCGCCGCCGTTCCGGTAATAACATTCTTGGAAAGGGCGTGGTTTACCCACGCCCTTTTCGTATCTATCTGAACGCACCTTGGCACAGCGGTAAAATCCGCATCTTAAAGAAACAAAGCCAAGGGCAACGGGGACGTCATCTATGACAACTATAACCGACCCTCATCAGGGCAAGTTTCGGCTATCCATGCTGTTGTATGACAGCCGGTATCGCTCGATGACCATCCAGATTGTCGCCTTGATCGGCTTTCTGATGCTTATTGGCTGGCTGCTGTCAAACACCGCTCAAAACCTGGCCGATCTTGGGAAAGAGCCCAGTTTCAGCTTTATGATGGAACCTGCCGGCTACGACATCAACCAGCGTCTTCTGGATTACAACTCTCAAGACAGCCACTTGCGTGCATCGCTTATGGGGCTTCTGAACACACTTCTTGTCGCCGTGATGGGCTGTGTTGCCGCAACGGTGATTGGGGTGGTTATCGGCGTGCTGCGCCTGTCGCCAAACTGGATGATTTCGCGCCTATCTGCCGTCTATGTGGAAGGTTTCCGAAACGTCCCTGTCCTGCTTTGGATCGTTTTCATAATGGCGGTGCTAATTGAAACGCTGCCGCAACCCAGCGCGTTCCGTAAGGGTGAAGCCACCATGTCAATGTGGGACAGCGTGGCCATTACCAACCGCGGGGTATACATTCCCGAGCCACTGTTTTCGCGCAGCCTTGGCGACATCCATCTGCTTGGCAACTCCAGTCTTCGTTTTGATGTCAGTCTTGATCTGCTGACCCTATTGGCTGTGTTGATAGCGGGCATTCTAACTTCGGTTCTGATCAAACGCCGCGCAGATATCATTCAGGAGGCCACTGGCGTGCGCCCCCGCACATGGCATTGGCG
This DNA window, taken from Aliiroseovarius sp. F47248L, encodes the following:
- a CDS encoding replication-associated recombination protein A, with protein sequence MADLFDNDPASKTSEGGKDAPRPLADRLRPKSLSEVIGQEQVLGPEAPLGTMLTAGSLGSLIFWGPPGVGKTTIARLLAQETDLHFIQISAIFTGVPELRKVFEAARHRRSNGQGTLLFVDEIHRFNKAQQDGFLPHMEDGTILLVGATTENPSFELNAAVLSRSQVLVLTRLTLADLERLAQRAEKELDRPLPLTGEAREALLEMADGDGRAVLNLIEQVFAWKVEGKLDVESLSKRLMKRATIYDKSGDEHYNLISALHKSVRGSDPDAALYWFARMLTGGEDPRFLARRITRMAVEDIGLADPQAHRVCLDAWETYERLGSPEGELALAQAVTYLSLAPKSNATYVAYKAAMAAAKKTGSEPPPKHILNAPTSLMKDQGYGDGYAYDHDAPDGFSGQNYFPDGIKRGVYYVPVERGFERELKKRVDYFARLRSKRID
- the crcB gene encoding fluoride efflux transporter CrcB, with amino-acid sequence MMTPLLQVALGGAIGASARYLTGNAVTRWLGHGFPAGTMVVNILGSFLMGLLVVTLTRKGGQAVAPFLMTGLLGGFTTFSAFSLDVITLYERGQIAAASGYVFGSVILSLAGLVAGLQVARMVLA
- a CDS encoding RluA family pseudouridine synthase, with product MSGVQVITIGPDEAEQRLDRWVKRVFPHVGQGRIEKGCRKGEFRVNGAKVKTSTRIAPGDEVRVPPLPVPEAGQERPKAQPSVSDADAKLIQSCVLYRDDHIIALNKPPGLPSQGGSKQTRHVDGLAEALKFGRDDKPRLVHRLDKDTSGVLLLARSQKMASELTQAFRSRDTRKIYWALVAGVPQPRWGTLRWGLVKAPGHGGKGEAEKMICVHPRHVDETPGAKRATTDYAVLTTLASRAAWVALVPVTGRTHQLRAHMAELGHPIAGDGKYGGSSQENLGDGWGAQLGGELSKKLHLHARSIEFTHPVTKKQVTIVAPLPDHMQRTWDYMGWQDGDVPADPFEDLE
- a CDS encoding HAD-IA family hydrolase, which gives rise to MSDTPLRLAVFDVDGTLIDSQDFIVEAMNRAFGAMGVALPTRAEVLSIVGLSLHDAIQRLVPRLSEAEVAEAAHQYKDMFIQLRAEMGGEASAPIYPGARAALEHLHGRDEVLLGVATGKARRGLDHAYDAHNLRHFFVTSQTADNHPSKPHPSMLRAALSETGADAAHAVMIGDTSFDMEMGRAAGYRTIGVTWGYHPREGLIAAGADLLIDTYADLAAALDELWGTV
- a CDS encoding ATP12 family protein; the protein is MSDWAAKRFWKQAQVVETEGGYSVELDGRSIKTPAKKLLRVPTLTLAKAIAEEWDAQVDKVDPGTMPVTRTANSALDKVAHQFDDVADMLAAYGDSDLLCYRATHPEELVARQSDLWDPMLEWAAKDLGARLQPVAGIVHQPQDGVALSRLSVQVHALSEFELAGFHDLVAISGSLVLALAVTSERISVEQAWELSRLDETWQEEQWGVDEEASELAEKKRIDIVNAAWFFHACRRET
- a CDS encoding amino acid ABC transporter substrate-binding protein; translation: MKKSVFLGALTVASIAAGASAAATLDDVKARGKLNCGVTTGLVGFAAPDANGKWEGFDVGICRAVAAAVLGDANAVEFVPTTGKTRFTALASGEVDMLARNTTWTLSRDVDLKFDFVGVNYYDGQGFLVSKEMGVSSAKDLDGATVCIQTGTTTELNLADFFRANNISYEPVPIETNAEGQQQYLAGACDTYTTDASGLAATRATFEDPSAHVVLPEIISKEPLGPLVRHGDNEWGDIVRWTLNALISAEELGITSTNIGELSAAPGDNPEINRMLGTEGNLGEMLGLDADWAKRAIMAGGNYGELFAKNIGESTPIALARGLNAQWKDGGLIYSPPFR
- a CDS encoding ABC transporter permease subunit (The N-terminal region of this protein, as described by TIGR01726, is a three transmembrane segment that identifies a subfamily of ABC transporter permease subunits, which specificities that include histidine, arginine, glutamine, glutamate, L-cystine (sic), the opines (in Agrobacterium) octopine and nopaline, etc.), which translates into the protein MTTITDPHQGKFRLSMLLYDSRYRSMTIQIVALIGFLMLIGWLLSNTAQNLADLGKEPSFSFMMEPAGYDINQRLLDYNSQDSHLRASLMGLLNTLLVAVMGCVAATVIGVVIGVLRLSPNWMISRLSAVYVEGFRNVPVLLWIVFIMAVLIETLPQPSAFRKGEATMSMWDSVAITNRGVYIPEPLFSRSLGDIHLLGNSSLRFDVSLDLLTLLAVLIAGILTSVLIKRRADIIQEATGVRPRTWHWRLVAIAVPFLLVLGVLGFYLGYPALKGFNFQGGTHLRNSLIALWLALSLYTGAFIAEIVRAGILAVSKGQTEAAGALGLRPNRTMSLVVLPQALRVIIPPLISNYLNLTKNSSLAIAVGYMDITGTLGGITMNQTGRELETVLLLMLVYLAISLTISAVMNWYNESVKLKER